TTTTTAAGCGAAAAAATTTCCTTTCTTTTTTTAAAGCCTTACTCAATTCTTCGCTAGAAAGCCTTATAAATTGGATATTTAAGATATGATTTAACTCGCAATTTCTCAATGCAAAATTAATATTACTTTTTGAAATTTCGGTGCCCAAGACTTGATTGAAATGAGTTGCCAAGGGTAAAGTAAAATTCCCATAACCACAGTATAATTCTAACAAATCTTGTTTTGTGTCATTTTCTATAGCCTTAATGACCCACTCTATCATCTTTTCATTGATAAAAGTATTTGGCTGTATAAAGCAATCGTTATTAAATTCATACAAAACTTCTTTATCAAAAATTTGCAAATTTTGTCTTACAATTTCTGATTTAAAAACAAGTTTTTTACCACGACTTCTAGCGATTAATTTTAAATTCAGCTCTTCGCTTAAATTTTGTAATTGATCTTTAATAAGCTCTATATCCTTATGATAAAGCAAGGTCGCGCTAAAATCATTTTTTGTAGCCAAAAACTCTACTCCAAAGATTTTTTGTTTTAAACTCGCATTAGCATTTAATTTTTCAAG
This genomic interval from Campylobacter sp. CCS1377 contains the following:
- the trmA gene encoding tRNA (uridine(54)-C5)-methyltransferase TrmA translates to MLAEKKFQDAKDLFQAYFSDFECIKGPLQNYRTRAEFSFFHDENGLHYAMFDPYTKKKHIIKHFPIAVQCIQDFMPLLLEKLNANASLKQKIFGVEFLATKNDFSATLLYHKDIELIKDQLQNLSEELNLKLIARSRGKKLVFKSEIVRQNLQIFDKEVLYEFNNDCFIQPNTFINEKMIEWVIKAIENDTKQDLLELYCGYGNFTLPLATHFNQVLGTEISKSNINFALRNCELNHILNIQFIRLSSEELSKALKKERKFFRLKNIHLDNYHFSHVLVDPPRAGLDESVIRLIRNYENIIYISCNPISLKQNLEELLKTHKILKFAFFDQFANTPHLECGILLRKIL